CGGGTCGGAGGCTAGGCGTTAAGGGCCTAGACAACGTTTTTCAATCCAAATTTCCATAAGACGGCCAGTAGCGTACCAATTGACTTGGTTTTATTTTTAGGAGAATTTACTCAACGCATCCTCAAGTCGAGCAAGAACCAGGGGCCATGCTTGCTGATGTCCATTTCTTGACTCTTCATCCGGAAACCCAGCGTGAGTTAGTCGTAATATAGTTCCGTCCTCAATTTGTTTCAATTCTACTGTCACCACCGTCTCAGCTCCTTTAGTTCCACCAGCACCTGTTAACCATGTAAGTTCAACCAGTCGCTCCGGCTCAAGTCTGAGAAAGCGACCATAGTGTGGATGACGCTTCTCTTCAAAGGACGTTTCGAAGAAGAAGACATCATTTACCTCCGCTTTCATTAAAACTGATCCTGGCATTGCGAACCAGAGATCAAATTGTTCAGTCCATGCTCGGTACAATATATTGGGTGTAGACGGCATTGTTCGCTCCACAGTAAGACTGAATGGCCGTGATGACAAATCTGGAATACTTATTCGTGTTATTGGGTTCATGGTTTGCTCTCCTTTGTTGATTCATCCTACAAACAGCTCACTACCACCTGAGATTTCCCTGACGGAATTGATATCAAAAAATCCTTCCGTTATTATTCTATAAAGATCAACGGAAGGATTAGAAAGAACCCTATGTTATAATGGCACGCAAAGACAAGCCGAATCCCTTACCTTAATGTCCTGCTAGAACAAAGGCAATAACAATCAAACCAATGACAAAACGGTATACTACAAAAAGTCCAAAGTTACTAGTTTTTAAATATCTTATTAAAAATGAAATACTTAAAACACCAACGACAAAGGATGAAATAACGCCAACTGAAAAGGGTAAATTTATGGAAGCCATCGTTAAATGCCGAAGTTTTAGAACTCCTGCGCCCAAAATGATTGGCGTAGACATAAGGAAAGAAAATCGAGCAGAATCTTCCCTAGTCATAGTCAAAAAGCGAGCAGTCGTCATAGTGCTTCCTGAACGAGATACTCCAGGAATAATTGCTAAGGCTTGTGAAAGACCGATCCATATCGCTTCTTTCAATGTCATTTTATTTATTTTGCGAATTTCACGTTTCTTATCGGCAAAATATAGTAGTATTCCCATACCAATCATCATAATTCCGATGAGCAAAGGGGAACGAAAAACGGTCTCTGCTTTCTTCTCCAGCGCGAGACCAAACAATCCCCCTGGAATGGTCGCCACAACTAAGCACCAGAAGATACGCTTATCGTCCGATGCACCTCGCCTTAGAGCCGCTTTGAATAATTTGACCCAATCTTTCCAGAAATAGAGAACCACAGCCAAAAGAGTACCCATGTGAAGCGCGACGTCAAATGTTAAACCTGGATCTTCCCATCCGAAAAGCCATGGGACTAGTATAAGGTGCGCTGAACTAGAAATGGGCAGAAATTCTCCCAATCCTTGGACAATACCTAATATCAATGCGTGTATAACTGTCACTTTTCACCCTCCATTATCAAATATATAGCTTTTACACCGTTTGGATCAATATGTATTATATCCCATTTCTATAATCAACGAGCGCTGACAGCAGACTAGTAACCTTTCCTTTCGGGAATGACCCGAAGTTCTATAGTCTCAGTAAGGTAACCGCAACACTTTTACCCTTTTTTACAGCACTTTCTATGTTTATTTCTTGTAGTATTTTTTGTTGCGTCCCAGAAATCTTTACTTCTAGGAAAGCCTTTTACTTTATCCCATTTTTTATAAAAAGAATGAAGTCTTTCGTATCGCAATACTCTAACACAGAACCCCTGAACTTTCCTCATTTTCCTAAATCGTCATACTTTAAACCTTCCTTACTCAGTTTACCTGCTAGATGCACCTTACTAAAATGCGTTTATGTTGTTGATGCAAAGCCAAACTTACTCGTACCTTAAGGCATCAATAGGATCCATTGCGGCGGCTTTTCTCGCCGGAAACACCCCGAAGACGATACCGATTGCGGCAGAGAAGCCGAATGCCAGCAATACGGAGGTCGGGGAAATACTGGTGTTCATCGTTAAAGCGTTTCCTGCAAGGTAGGATCCTCCATAACCGAGGGCGATACCGATGCCTCCCCCTAAAACACTGAGCACAACCGCCTCAATAAGAAATTGCAACAATATATCCTTACTTTTAGCTCCAATTGCTTTCCGAATTCCGATTTCCCGTGTTCGTTCGGTGACCGATACAAGCATAATGTTCATGATTCCGATTCCTCCGACTAGCAGGGAGATGCTCGCAATTCCACCAAGGAGCATGGTCAACGTTTGTGTTACTCCTTGCATGGTTGCTAACATATCGGCTTGATTCTGAACCTTGAAATCGTCCGCTTTACCTGCCTGGATTTTATGGGCTTTTTCCATTTCTAAGGTAATATCATCTTGAGCCGTTTGCATAAGGTCCGCTGAAGAAGCCGATACCAGAATATTACGCAACGTCTTTTTTCCGAGTAAGCGCGCCTGAACGGTTGTGATCGGAGCAATAATCATATCATCACTACTCTGAAATCCGTTTGACCCTGTGGCCGTTGTTACCCCAATAACTTGGAAAGGTACGTCTTTTATTTTAATGACTTGCCCGATGATATTAGCATTCGGGTCCCCCATAAGGTTTGTAACCACTGTCGGGCCGAGTACAGCAACCCTGGCGTTGCTATCCACATCTGCTTTTGTAATAAAGCGGCCACTGGCCATTGTAACATTTTTAACGACTTCATAACTCTCTGTTGTCCCACTTATTTGCGAGGCGGTGTTTCCAGAACCCAATACCACTTGAAAATCGTTATCCGTAAACGGCGCTACAGCTTTCACGGCTGTTCCTAATTTTATCTTGTCTACATCATTCATGCTTAGGGTGGTTGAACTGCCAACTCCCCCTTTAACCCCTCCGGAATTTGACTGCCCTGGGGTAATCGTGAGAAGGTTGGAGCCCATGCCCTGAATCCGGGCAGTAATAGAAGCGGTTGCTCCATTCCCGATTCCGACCATTGCAATGACAGCGGCTACTCCGATAATAATCCCGAGCATTGTCAATGCTGATCGTAGTTTGTTGGCTCGTAAAGCCCTAAGAGACAAGCGGATGCTTTCTAAAAAGTTCACGCTTCTAATCCCTCCTCAATAAACTTCGATTGTATTGGTTTATAGTTATTACTTATTACTTGAACCATAGCAACCGCCTAAATGTTTAGGCAAGGTTTTGAAGAGTAGGGAACTCTCCAGACAATGAAACATGTAATAACTAAAAGGCGAGGGTGTACCATGAATTCATTGTTTGTGATTTTTTTCATTCTCACTTGATGTATGAAATTTTGTAGCGTGTCTTTCAAAGGCTAACTATGTGAAAAGACCAATTAAGGTTGCGTCGTTGCATTTTCTTTTAATTTATTGCCTTGTTGCTTAGCTTTCTTTATGTGATACCAGGTGGATGCAAATAACACTACTGTAAAAAAGGCAACACTTATGCCTCTATCTATAATTATTCCCAAGCTCTTAGCCCCCTCTCAATTTCACTTATACGCAATAACATATCATTTTTTCCTTAGAAACAGCTTAGAAATAGATGTCATAGATCGTCTCAGGTTTCCTTTAGTTGCGAATATCCCATATTTCTAGAATTTCCACAGCACTTTGCCCAAGGAGCTTGTGGTGGTTGCCGGAGTGATAATTTACGGTGCCCTATCGAATGCCGTGCCAAAACTTGTCATCGACAACATGGGCGGATTTTTGTTTTGAATGCAACGAGTATCCATGTGACAACAATTTGAAGGCAAGACAAGAGAAAAATGGCTGGAGCGAAACAATCGAATGAAGGAAATAGGCGTTGAGAATTAATATCTGGAACAAAGTAAATTGCCCAGATATTAAAAGCAAGTCTATTGACAGATGCCTTTATGTCCATACTTTCAATTAAATACCCTTAGGGGTACCAGGGTATTACTCTTGCATTAATTAGCAGTAGATCCTATTAGTTAAGTAAATTTACAAGGAGGAGTTAGTGTAAAAATGTCGTTAACAACAGAGCCATGGCCGAAATGTTTTACATTTCGGCCATGGCTCTGAATAATTATACGATTACATGGCAATGTGTTTTATAAACTTACAACTTAATTAAAACTTACCAACTTAATTCCATTAATACAAACAAACAGTGTCGTGCGCCAATTAAGTCGGTAACTAATATATCGACTATGAACATTGATATTAAGCTTAGATGTCAAATGTCATTTAAGAATAATGCGAAGCTGATAACTAAATTGGGTTAGTAAGCTAGTTTACTCTTTATAAATAATACTTTTATATCCTTATTTGTTGGATTTCTAAATTTATGCCTTCTGTTTGAAAGAATTCTTACAGTATCACCTTCGAAGAGGAGAAATTCTTCATTTTGAAACTCGATATATGTTTCTCCTTCCAACACATAGGCTATTTCCTCTCCTTCATGCTGAGAAAATCCTCCATAGGTTTCACTATTAGATTTTAGATTCATCAATAGTAGTTCGACGTTTGACTTTAACGGATTCGGAGTTAAAACGTCATATATAATATGTTTTTCATCTGGGTTGTATATTTTTTTTCGGTCTTCTTTTCTCAATATTAAAGACTCGTTATCTATCTCCTCTATAAATAGTGCAGACAAAGGAATTCCTAATACAGATGAAATAGATTTTAATGCACTTAAAGTAGGATTTCCCATATCTCTTTCTAACTGACTTAACAAAGAAGAACTTAATCCTGTTAGTTCAGCAAAATCTCTTATAGTTAAACTTTTAGCTCTTCTATGTTCAATAATTCTTTTGCCTATTTTCATATCGCCCATAGTCAATCTCCTTAAAATAAAACTATTTATTGTATTATAGCACAATTTGTTCAATATAATAAATATTATTCACTATATTGATATACCCTTTATGAATTGATATAATAAACCCCACTTGTTCATTATATTACACATTGTGCAATGTAATGAACACGGAAAGAGGGGGATATAAGAAATGAAAAATGTAGCAGACAGAAAACCTTTGATTGCAGATATATCTCTTTTATTAGTTGCTTTAATCTGGGGAGGAGGTTTTATAGCTGCCAAAGTTGCATTATCTTGTATTACACCATTTTATCTACTGGCCTTTAGATTCATATGTTCTGGGTTACTTCTGAGCGCTATATTCTTTAAAAAAATAAGAAAAATTAATAAGCAAAGTATATTATCAGGTGTTGTCTTGGGAATAATTCTGTATGTTGGGCAAGCATTTCAAACTATAGGACTAAAATATACCACAGCTGGAAGACAAGCATTTTTGATAGCATCCTATGCCGTATTAGTTCCCTTCATTTCATGGATGTTAACTAAAAAGAAACCTACCATTCCATCTATATTATCAGGCTTTCTTACGTTAATTGGTATTGGCTTGTTAAGTTTACAACAAAATTTATCATTAACTTATGGAGACAGCTTAACACTACTCTTTGCCGTTATGTTTGCGTTCCAAATAGTCTTCATAGGCATATACGCTAAAAATATTGACCCCATTCATTTAACCACTATCCAATTGCTAACAGCAGGTACTTTGGCATCAATTAGTGCACTAATATTTGAGCCAACTATTGAGTCTATAAATTATAAAAGTGTGACTGGTATCTTATATCTTGTAATATTTAATACAACTATTGCATTTTTAGTTCAAAATATCGCACAGAAATATACTTCTGATACCCACACTTCAATAATAATATCTCTAGAAGCAATATTTGGTTGCTTCTTATCTATCATTATATTGGGAGAGGCCTTTACTAAAAGGATGTTCATTGGCTCTATATTAATCTTTATTGCCGTAATTTTATCACAAGCTAGCAATAAGATTCTGAATTTTAAAGGATATATAATTAAATTCTTAAGATGAGATCTATTAATAT
The sequence above is a segment of the Desulfosporosinus sp. Sb-LF genome. Coding sequences within it:
- a CDS encoding SRPBCC domain-containing protein — translated: MNPITRISIPDLSSRPFSLTVERTMPSTPNILYRAWTEQFDLWFAMPGSVLMKAEVNDVFFFETSFEEKRHPHYGRFLRLEPERLVELTWLTGAGGTKGAETVVTVELKQIEDGTILRLTHAGFPDEESRNGHQQAWPLVLARLEDALSKFS
- the uppP gene encoding undecaprenyl-diphosphatase UppP; the protein is MTVIHALILGIVQGLGEFLPISSSAHLILVPWLFGWEDPGLTFDVALHMGTLLAVVLYFWKDWVKLFKAALRRGASDDKRIFWCLVVATIPGGLFGLALEKKAETVFRSPLLIGIMMIGMGILLYFADKKREIRKINKMTLKEAIWIGLSQALAIIPGVSRSGSTMTTARFLTMTREDSARFSFLMSTPIILGAGVLKLRHLTMASINLPFSVGVISSFVVGVLSISFLIRYLKTSNFGLFVVYRFVIGLIVIAFVLAGH
- a CDS encoding ABC transporter permease, encoding MNFLESIRLSLRALRANKLRSALTMLGIIIGVAAVIAMVGIGNGATASITARIQGMGSNLLTITPGQSNSGGVKGGVGSSTTLSMNDVDKIKLGTAVKAVAPFTDNDFQVVLGSGNTASQISGTTESYEVVKNVTMASGRFITKADVDSNARVAVLGPTVVTNLMGDPNANIIGQVIKIKDVPFQVIGVTTATGSNGFQSSDDMIIAPITTVQARLLGKKTLRNILVSASSADLMQTAQDDITLEMEKAHKIQAGKADDFKVQNQADMLATMQGVTQTLTMLLGGIASISLLVGGIGIMNIMLVSVTERTREIGIRKAIGAKSKDILLQFLIEAVVLSVLGGGIGIALGYGGSYLAGNALTMNTSISPTSVLLAFGFSAAIGIVFGVFPARKAAAMDPIDALRYE
- a CDS encoding cupin domain-containing protein, with the protein product MGDMKIGKRIIEHRRAKSLTIRDFAELTGLSSSLLSQLERDMGNPTLSALKSISSVLGIPLSALFIEEIDNESLILRKEDRKKIYNPDEKHIIYDVLTPNPLKSNVELLLMNLKSNSETYGGFSQHEGEEIAYVLEGETYIEFQNEEFLLFEGDTVRILSNRRHKFRNPTNKDIKVLFIKSKLAY
- a CDS encoding DMT family transporter; amino-acid sequence: MKNVADRKPLIADISLLLVALIWGGGFIAAKVALSCITPFYLLAFRFICSGLLLSAIFFKKIRKINKQSILSGVVLGIILYVGQAFQTIGLKYTTAGRQAFLIASYAVLVPFISWMLTKKKPTIPSILSGFLTLIGIGLLSLQQNLSLTYGDSLTLLFAVMFAFQIVFIGIYAKNIDPIHLTTIQLLTAGTLASISALIFEPTIESINYKSVTGILYLVIFNTTIAFLVQNIAQKYTSDTHTSIIISLEAIFGCFLSIIILGEAFTKRMFIGSILIFIAVILSQASNKILNFKGYIIKFLR